Proteins encoded together in one Ammospiza nelsoni isolate bAmmNel1 chromosome Z, bAmmNel1.pri, whole genome shotgun sequence window:
- the GPX8 gene encoding probable glutathione peroxidase 8: protein MEPLTSSYPLKYSVHKARIFVVFLSMVLCTTILCLLQLRFFKPKIKDFYSFEVKDSRGRIISLEKYRGKATLVVNVASYCQYTDKNYIALQELHREFGPSHFTVLAFPCNQFGESEPSSSQEIESFARGNYGVTFPVFHKIKILGSEADPAFKFLIDSSKKEPRWNFWKYLVSPEGKVVKFWRPEEPIESIKPEVTSLIRQIIMKKREDL, encoded by the exons ATGGAGCCTCTCACAAGTAGTTATCCTCTGAAATACTCAGTGCACAAAGCCAGGATCTTTGTTGTCTTCCTGTCAATGGTTTTGTGCACCACCATTCTCTGCCTGCTGCAACTCAGGTTTTTTAAGCCTAAAATcaaagatttttattcttttgaagtCAAGGATTCACGAGGAAGGATTATTTCCTTGGAGAAGTACAGAGGGAAA gcaACTTTGGTTGTAAACGTGGCCAGTTACTGCCAGTACACAGACAAAAATTACATCGCACTGCAAGAGCTGCACAGAGAGTTTGGTCCCTCCCACTTCACTGTGCTGGCGTTTCCCTGCAACCAGTTCGGAGAATCAGAGCCTAGCTCAAGCCAGGAAATAGAATCCTTTGCCAGAGGAAACTATGGAGTAACATTCCCTGTTTTCCACAAAATCAAGATCCTAGGATCAGAAGCAGATCCAGCCTTTAAATTTCTAATAG ATTCTTCAAAGAAAGAGCCTCGATGGAATTTCTGGAAGTACCTTGTTAGCCCTGAGGGTAAAGTTGTGAAATTCTGGAGACCTGAAGAGCCAATAGAAAGTATCAAACCAGAAGTAACATCATTAATCAGGCAGATTAtcatgaagaaaagagaagaccTCTGA